A window from Podospora bellae-mahoneyi strain CBS 112042 chromosome 1 map unlocalized CBS112042p_1, whole genome shotgun sequence encodes these proteins:
- the mtg1 gene encoding Mitochondrial GTPase 1 (BUSCO:EOG09262WHU; COG:S; EggNog:ENOG503NXC2), which produces MPRISPRAAVRAASKATSELSQSTPNPITPISTMINQRAIPSDASEELAAFRSKAPKPKPEQPPPVSTRYPHQKPHRGHGPASQQQQQQQQARPKKEPIPIDFTGFVPRDKFEISTSLPRSYFLGHHSAALNKMRQSLSNVGLILELRDFRVPISSWNPVLEESLSSTSAGVPRSRIIVYTKRDLAPPAQMTPDGRPVPGTQPPGNVVRVLRTFHRPPRVNNVKDIIFLGMGPHGASLQPLLDGIRDVAREMDSLTGLRVMVVGMPNAGKSTLLNRLRSHSLHLGKAAKTGAQPGVTRKLGTPVRILPGEDSGDPESMGLGEGVFIVDTPGVFVPYVSEPEAMLKLALVGCVKDGIIPAVTVADYLLYRLNLVRETTYLQRFGMGRPTNDVHQFLRAAARRTGKLRKGGDESMEHAADWVIQEWRKGNLGRLLLDEVTPKKLEEAMERAREPSLSMNQARKREKVARKERNEAKRAGGGESA; this is translated from the coding sequence ATGCCCCGGATCAGTCCCCGGGCCGCCGTGAGGGCAGCCTCCAAGGCGACCTCTGAGCTATCTCAGTCCACACCCAACCCCATAACCCCAATATCCACCATGATCAACCAGCGGGCCATCCCCTCCGATGCCAGCGAAGAGCTCGCGGCATTCAGATCAAAAGCTCCAAAGCCAAAACCAGAACAACCCCCACCAGTCTCAACCCGTTACCCTCATCAAAAACCACATCGTGGTCATGGACCCGCttcacagcaacaacaacaacaacaacaagcacgACCAAAGAAGGAACCCATCCCCATCGATTTTACGGGCTTTGTTCCTAGGGATAAATTCGAAATCTCCACCTCGCTCCCCCGATCCTACTTTCTGGGCCATCACAGCGCCGCCCTCAACAAAATGCGCCAGTCCCTCTCCAACGTgggcctcatcctcgagcttcGAGACTTCCGGGTCCCAATCTCCTCTTGGAACCCGGTATTGGAAGAATCGctatcctccacctccgccggTGTCCCGAGATCACGGATTATCGTCTATACCAAACGGGACCTCGCCCCCCCAGCGCAAATGACTCCCGACGGGCGACCAGTGCCGGGCACGCAACCACCGGGGAATGTCGTTCGGGTTTTGAGGACCTTTCACAGGCCGCCGAGGGTGAATAATGTAAAGGACATCATTTTCTTGGGTATGGGGCCTCATGGAGCGTCTTTGCAGCCGTTGCTGGACGGGATAAGGGATGTCGCACGGGAGATGGACTCCCTCACTGGgctgagggtgatggtggtggggatgccGAACGCGGGCAAGTCCACCCTGCTCAACAGACTCAGGAGTCACAGTCTACATTTGGGCAAGGCGGCCAAGACGGGGGCGCAACCTGGCGTGACGAGAAAGTTGGGAACGCCGGTTAGGATTCTTCCCGGGGAGGACTCGGGCGATCCGGAGAGCAtggggctgggggagggggttttcATCGTCGACACGCCGGGTGTGTTTGTGCCGTACGTTTCCGAGCCGGAGGCCATGTTGAagctggcgctggtgggGTGTGTGAAGGACGGGATCATTCCTGCTGTTACTGTGGCTGACTACCTCTTGTATCGGTTAAACCTGGTCCGGGAGACGACATACCTGCAaaggtttgggatggggaggccGACGAATGATGTGCATCAGTTTTtgagggcggcggcaagACGAACGGGGAAGTtgaggaagggaggagatgagagTATGGAACATGCGGCCGACTGGGTTATTCAGGagtggaggaaggggaatctggggaggttgttgctTGACGAGGTGACTCCCAAGAAactggaggaggcgatggagcGGGCGAGGGAGCCGAGTCTGAGTATGAAccaggcgaggaagagggagaaggtggcaaggaaggagaggaatgAGGCTAAGagggctgggggtggggagagtGCTTGA